GAACTGGAGCGCCGCGAGGCGCTGCAGGACGCCGGCATGGACAAGGACACGTCCCAGAACGTGGAGCACATCCACGGGACGAACATCCTCATCGACGACACGAAGGGTATCCAGCACCTCAACGAGACGATGGAACTCGTCATCGAGGGCCTCGAGGAGGCGCTCGACGACGGTCCCCTCGCTGCCGAGCCCGTCCAGGGTGCGCTGCTGCGCCTGCACGACGCGCGTCTGCACGAGGACACCATCCACCGCGGTCCGGCGCAGGTCATCCCCGCCGTCCGCGACGCCGTCCACCGCTCGCTCATCGACGGCGAGGTGCGCCTCCTGGAGCCGATCCAGGACGTCCGCATCGACGTGCCCAGCGAGCACATGGGCGACGCCTCCGGTGAGATCCAGGGTCGCCGCGGCCGCGTCGACGACATGTACCAGGAGGGTGACCTCATGGTCATCGAGGGCATCGCGCCCGTCGAGGAGATGATCGGCTTCTCCTCCGACATCCGCTCGGCCACCGAGGGCCGCGCCTCCTGGAACACGGAGAACGCGGGCTTCCGTGTGCTCGTGGACAACCTCCAGCGCGAGAAGATCATGGAGATCCGCGAGCGCAAGGGCATGAAGCTCGAACTGCCGCAGTCGATCGACTACATCTGAGGTCGCGACGGGGTCCAGCCCCGTTCGGTTCTCGCGGTTCTCGCGACTCTTCGGTTCTCGCGGTCTTCTCTCCGACCGTCACGTCCGACAGCGGGGGCGCCGTCGAACCGTCACCGGTGCGGCGCGAACGCCGACGGATCGTCGGCGATCCCACAGGATCGTTCACACACTGGCAAGCATCGCCACGGTAGAAGGCTTATCACCTCCCCGTCTACACCGATGTGATATGCCAAGTGGCACGACCCACGGTCGGCGCGACGGCTGCAGACAGCACCCCCAGCCCCGCACGCCGATCACAATTATTGGGTCGAGAGCCACACCCCCCATCGGGACACGCTCGGTCGTCGCCGGACGCGACGGCGTCGACGCCGCCGCAGTGGCCGACGCGACCACCCAGGGGCCGTTCGAACGGAGGGCACGGTAAGATGCCCTCCGAGTCGACGCCAGCCCCCGACGAGCCGTCGGTGGACGCCGACGCGGACTCGGCAGTCGAGGGCGAGGACCCCGAGACGGACGGCGGCCACGAGACGGAACTGCAGGCGCACACGATCAGGCTCGAACTCGTCGACGAACCGGGCCAACTGCTCGCGGCGCTGAAGCCAATCGCCGACAACGGCGCGAACCTCCTGTCGATCTTCCACGAGCGCGGGAGCCTCACGCCGCGGGGACGCATCCCCGTCGAGGTGGACATCGAGTGTCCGCCCGCGCGCTTCGAACCGATCCTCGAGGACCTTCGCGAGCAGGGCGTCAACGTGATCCAGGCGGACGCAGAGGAGTACGGCGACGAGGTGACGCTGATCCTCGTGGGCCACCTCGTCGACACCGACCTGTCGGACACGCTCAAGAGCATCCAGGACCGCTCGGGGGCCTCGGTCGCCGACATCGACCTGTCGGCCCCCGCGGGCGCCGGGTCGGAGGCGCACTCCAGCGCGCGACTCCGCCTGCGGGCGCGCGCCGGACAGATCGCCGACGTCGTCGCGAGCGTGCGCGAGGTGGCCGCCGAGAAGGACATCCACGTCATCGCGCCACTGGAGGGCCAGCCATGAAACTGGCCGTCCTCGGTGCGGGCGCGGTCGGGCGGTCGGTCGCCGAGTTGGCGGGCGAGTACGGGCACGAGGTGACGGCGCTGGCGGACTCCTCGTCCGCCGTCGTCGACGACGGCGGGGTCGACGTGGCCGCCGCGCTCGAACGCAAAGACGCGGGCGAGTCGCTGGGCGACGCCGAGCCGCGGGACGCACTCGTGGGCGAGTACGACGCGCTAGTGGAGGCGACGCCGACGACGCTGGGCGACGCCGAGCCAGGGTTCTCGCACCTGCGGACGGCGCTGGAGCGCGACAAGCACGTCGTGCTCGCGAACAAGGGGCCGGTCGCCGAGCGGTACGCGGACGTGCGTGAACTGGAGGCCGAGTCCGACGGCGACGTGTACTTCGAGGCGACCGTCGGCGGCGCCATCCCGGTGTGTGCGACCGTCGACGACCTCGGCGCGAAGCACGTCTCCGCGGTGCGGGGCATCCTCAACGGCACGGCGAACTTCGTGCTGTCGCGGATGGCCGCCGAGGGGCTCGACTACGACCACGTGCTCGCGGAGGCACAGGACCTGGGCGTCGCGGAGGCTGACCCCTCCTTCGACGTGGAGGGCACCGACGCGGCGCTCAAGTGCGTCATCGTCGCGAACGTGCTCCGGGAGGCCGACTGCGACTCGCTCGACGACCTCCGGGAGGCCGAGGTGACCCTCGCGGACGCCGAGGTAGAGGGAATCCGGAACATCCCCGGGAGCGCGCTGGAGTTGGCCGCCGAAGACGGGCGGACCGTCCGCCTCGTCGGCGAGGCGACGCGCGAGCGCGTGAGCGTCGGCCCGCGCCTCGTCCCCGAGCACGGCACCCTCGCGGTGACGGGGACGCGCAACATCGTCGAAATCGACCACGAGTACGCCGGCAACCTCGCCATCTCGGGGCGGGGCGCCGGCGGCGAGGAGACCGCCAGTGCGGTGCTGGCCGACGTGGCGCGACTGGAGTAGCGCTCCACCCTCGTTCATGGGCGCCGTCGCGGCGTCGGAGCCGACTCGTTCTCAGCAGTTCGATCACCGTTCGATCCACCGCGCGGAGCGCGAGGAGAACACCCAGATCCGGGTGACCGGAGCGACCGAGCGACCCATTGTAACGGCGACACACGGCACGGTTACACACGGGCAAATCGCAAGCAAGCGCCGGGGTGGTCTGCCTGACGTATCGAAATGGTTTTAGGGCGTTCGACCGTTACACGTCCTTACAGAGCGCCTCAGCGCGTGATTCCAATATGAGCGACAAACCCCACCAGAACCTGGCCATCATCGGCCACGTCGACCACGGGAAGTCCACGCTCGTCGGGCGGCTCCTCTTCGAGACAGGGAGCGTCCCCGAGCACGTGATCGAGCAGCACCGAGAGGAAGCCGAAGAGAAGGGCAAGGGCGGATTCGAGTTCGCCTACGTCATGGACAACCTCGCAGAGGAGCGCGAGCGTGGTGTCACCATCGACATCGCCCACCAGGAGTTCGACACCGACGAGTACTACTTCACCATCGTCGACTGCCCGGGCCACCGTGACTTCGTGAAGAACATGATCACGGGCGCCTCGCAGGCCGACAACGCGGTGCTCGTCGTCGCGGCCGACGACGGTGTCGCGCCGCAGACCCGCGAGCACGTGTTCCTGGCCCGCACGCTGGGTATCAACGAGCTCATCGTCGCCGTCAACAAGATGGACGTCGTCGACTACTCGGAGGACACCTACAAGGAGGTCGTCTCCGAGGTCGAGCAGCTCCTCAAGCAGGTCCGCTTCGGCACCGAGGACGCCTCGTTCATCCCGATCTCGGCGTTCGAGGGCGACAACATCGCCGAGCGCTCCGACAACACGTCGTGGTACGATGGCAAGATCCTCCTGGAGGCCCTCAACAGCCTGCCGGAGTCTGAGCCGCCGACGGACGCGCCGCTGCGTCTGCCCATCCAGGACGTCTACACCATCTCGGGTATCGGGACCGTCCCCGTCGGACGCCTCGAGACCGGCGAGATGCGCTCGGGTGACAACGTCTCCTTCCAGCCGTCCGACGTGGGCGGTGAGGTGAAGACGATCGAGATGCACCACGAGGAAGTCGACTACGCGGGTCCCGGCGACAACGTCGGCTTCAACGTCCGCGGCGTCGGCAAGGACGACATCCGCCGTGGCGACGTCTGTGGCCCCGCCGACGACCCGCCGTCGGTCGCCGAGACGTTCCAGGCGCAGGTCGTCGTCATGCAGCACCCGTCCGTCATCACGGCGGGCTACACGCCGGTCTTCCACGCCCACACGGCGCAGGTCGCGTGTACGATCGAGTCCATCGACCAGAAGCTGGACCCGTCCTCGGGTGAGGTCGCCGAGGAGAACCCGGACTTCATCAAGTCGGGCGACGCCGCCATCGTGACGGTGCGCCCCCAGAAGCCCATCAGCATCGAGCCGTCCAGCGAGATCCCGGAGCTGGGCTCCTTCGCCATCCGCGACATGGGTCAGACCATCGCGGCCGGCAAGGTGCTCTCCGTCAACGAGCGGTAAATGCCCGGACAGCAAGCGCGCGTCCGACTCGCGGGCACGAGCCCCGACGACCTGGACGACATCTGCGCCGACGTCCGCGAGATCGCGGACAAGACCGGCGTGGCGCTGTCGGGCCCCATCCCGCTCCCCACGAAGACGCTGGAAGTGCCGGCCCGCAAGTCCCCGGACGGTGAGGGGACGGCGACGTGGGAGCACTGGGAGATGCGCGTCCACAAGCGGCTGATCGACATCGACGCCGACGAACGCGCGCTCCGTCAGCTCATGCGGATCCAGGTCCCGAACGACGTCTCGATCGAGATCGTCCTCGAGGACTGACCTGAGGCGCACCGGACCCACCGCGGGTCCCTCGTCACCGACGACCGTTCTCACCGTTTTTCACACCCGCCAGCGGCAGCGCCGCGATCCGCCGGCACGGTTTTGCACATCCGCCGCCCACGACGGGGTATGTCCGTCACCCGGTCCTCGACACGGGCAGGCTCCCTCCGACCGGTCGCCGAGACGCTCGCGCTGATGGCGCTGGTGTCGGCGGCGTTCTGGCTGGTGGGCCTGCTCACACGACCGCTCGCTGCGTTCCTGTTCGTGCTGTCGCCGCCGACGCTCGGCCACCCGTGGACGCTCGCGACGAGCGTGTACGCCCACGCGGGGGTCGGCCACCTGCTGTCGAACGCGGTGGTCGTCGTCGTCGCCGGCGTCCCGGTCGCCGCGGCGACGACGCGGCTCCGCTTCCACGCGTTCGTGCTCGCGACCGGTGCGCTCGCCGGCCTGGCACAGGTCTGGGTGGGTGGGCTCTTGACGCCCACGGGTGTCGTCGGCATCAGCGGCGCCGCGTTCGCGCTCGTGGGCTACGTCGCCGCCGCCAACCCCGCCGCCGACGCGCTCGGTCGCGTGGCGCGCCGGGTCGACGTGCCACCCCGCGTCGTCGTCGTCGCGGTGGGGCTGGTGGCGGTGGCCGTGACCCTCGCGTTCAGCCCCGCCGGGAGCGCGCTGATCGCCCACCTCGCGGGGCTGTCGCTGGGCGTCGTCGCGGGCCGCGCGCGCCTGCTCCGTGTGTGAGGAACGCACGATGGCGTGGTGAAACGGAACCCTCAAGTGTCGCCCCGGACTCTCAGGAAGTGCGGGCTCGTAGATCAGTGGTAGATCGCTTCCTTCGCAAGGAAGAGGCCCTGGGTTCAAATCCCAGCGAGTCCACTCGCGTTTCTCTCACCGCCTGTACGGACAACGTGGTACCAACCTCGCAAACACCCAGTAGCGGTGGTTATTGCCGCATCTCGCGTACACCTAGCGGTGACACAAGATGGTGTATCTCCTCGCACGAGCGAACGTCGCGGACGTCGACGCGTGGCAAACGGCGTTCGACGCGAACGACGACTACCGAACTGAACACGGACAGCGCGGCTACCAGGTGTTCCGTCCGCGCGACGCCCACGACGAGGTCGTGGTGCTGTTCGAGTGGGACGACGAGCGCTCCCCGGTGGAGTTCTTCGACTCGCCCGGGATGCGCGAGCGGATGCGCGAGGCGGGCGTCCAGGGCCGCCCAGAGATGACCCTCGCCGACGAGGTCACCCGGACCGCGCCGGCGGGGCCGTCCGCCTGAGGTCGGCCCGCGGCGTCGACCCCGGTCGATCGTCGGGTCGGCGCCGTACCTCGGTTTCACTTTCACTCCGCGTGGCTCGCGTACAAGGCCCCTCCCGTGCAGAACGAAGTATGAGCATCACCCCGGCTGTCGCCGCCCCGGAGCGCGTCGACGTGGAATCTGGGACACGCGCGCGTATCGACGTGACGGAGACGAGCGTCCACGAAGTCGAGTCGTTCCTCCGGCGCCACGAGTGCGCTGTGCACTTCGAGCGCCGCGGCGGCACGACGGATCTGGTCGTCGTCGCCGAGGAGTGAGTACGGCGGGCCGCCGGTAACTGCGCCGGTCGCCGTCCCGGTCGGAGGGCCGACCTACTCGGGGACGGTGTCTGGCCGGTCGTACTGTGCGTCCTCGGGGTCGTCCATCACCTCGACGCCGCGGTTGTTCACCGCGTACGAGTCGAGGCCGACCTCCTGCATGAACTGCTTGTAGAGGCGCTCGGCGGTCTCGGCGTCCTTCTGCTTGTCCGAGGCGCTGTCACACAACTCGATCAGGTTCTCGGGCACGTCGTTCTCGTGGACGATCCAGTGGTTGATCAGGTCCGAGAGCCGGCGGATCGGGCTGGTGAAGTGACCGTAGATGTCGAAGTTGAGCGCGTGGTGCCCGCCGAACGGGTCGTTCATGTACTTCGCGCGGGGCATCACCTTCAGCACGGCGCGTTGGATCTTGTTGAGCTGGCGGTCGGGTGCCGCCTCGAGCGCGGCGTTGACGGCAATGCGCGGGTCGTCGCCCCAGGCGTCGCCCGGGATGGAGACGCCGTCGAGTTCCTGGATCTCTTTGAGCGCCTTGTTCCACTGCTCGGGGGTGGGCTGGGGGTGGACGCGGTACATCGCCTCGACCCCGCGGTTCCACATCAACTCGTGTGTGACCGCCTTGTTCGCCTTCAGCATGCACTCCTCGATGATGGTGTGGGCGCGGTCGCGGCTCGGGTTGAGCACCAGCGAGCCGTCCTTCTTGCGCTGCTCGTGGAGTTGGTCGGCCACGTCGTACGCGAGCGCGCACTTCTCGTGGAGCGGCGCGTCGGGGTCGTCGAGGCGGCGCTCGCACTGCTTGTAGGTGAGGCGCTCGTCGGAGTTGATCACCGACTTGTAGATGTCGAGCGTGTCGAAGCTGAGCGTCTCCTTGTCGAGGTGCATCTCGACGGTGTGGGCGAGCCGATCCTCGTTGGGCACCAGCGAGCACACCGTCTCGGCGAGGATGGGCGGGAGCATGTGGATGGTGTAGCCGGGGAGGTACACCGTGTTCCCACGCTCGACGGCCTCCTCCCACATCGCGGAGTCTGGGTGGACGTAGTGGCTCACGTCGGCGATGTGGACCCACAACTGGTACTCGTCGTCGTGCTCTTCGATGGAGATGGCGTCGTCGAAGTCCTGCGCGTCCGCTGGGTCGGTCGTCCACGTCGTCAGGTCACGCAGGTCGCGTCGCTCGTCGACCTCGTCTTGGATCTCCTGTTGGACGCCCTCGGTGCGGTCTTTCGCCTCGCGCATCACCTCGGGCGGGAACTCGTCGCGAATCTCGAACTCGGCGAACAGCGACTCTCGCTTGTCGGCGAGCGCGTCCGCGAGCCCTTCGGTGATCGTCACCGGCCCCTGCGCCTCGGCGGTGCCTGGGTCCGGCTCCTCGTCCTGCTGGGCGTCACTCATGGGCCGGCGTACGGGAGTGCGGTACGTGAGGGTTTCGGGGAGGGCGTCGCCGAGCGAGTGCGCACCGCGAACGAGCGAGGCGACGACACACCGGCGGTGAGGTCCTCGGGCCGAGCCGCCCACGAACGGACCAAGTACCGATCAGTACGGAGTGAGCGACCGAGGCGACGACGAGACGGCGGAGCGGTCCTGTGCCGCTCCGCCCACGAATCGGTCCCACCTCTGGTCAGTGCCGAGAACGACCGAGACGACGACGAGACGGCGGCGAGAGCAGGGTCGCGAGCGACCGCGGCGGTGACGAGCCGACGCGACCAGCAGAGTGCCGTCAGCTACTACCAGCGGTCGCGACGGAAGCAGAGACTCGGACCCCCCGGTCGTACCCGACCGTTCGAGGCTCTCAGTCGCGGTGACCGTCGGCGTCCTCGGTGTCTGCTTCGGGGCCACCGTACCGCTTCAGTACCTCCGTCTGGTAGGCGGCGACGTACGCTTCCTGCGTGTCACCGCCGGCGGACGCCTCGACGTCGGTCAGCAGTTCCTCCAGGTCGCCGCGCGGCTGGTGTGACAACTCGCGGTAGCACTCCTTACACAGGTACTCGAACTCCTTGTCGCGGCGACTCCACCGGTCGCCCTCTTTGTCGTACTCGCGGGCGTCGTCGCGGGGGAGCGACTCACCACAGGCGATGCAGATGACGGAGGACCGGTCCCGGTCCCGCCGGGAACCCCACATGGAGCCTACTGCGGCGCGAGCGGACTTAGCGTTTGTCGTGAGAACGTTGCTCGCGTCACTTGGTAACAGGATACTACCCGCCGTTGCGCGGGCGGTCGACCGACGGGTCGCGAGCGCCGTCCGACGGCGAGCGGTCGATTTATCCGGCGCACGCGCGCATTATGGAGTATGCAGGTCAAGTCACGCCACCATCTCCGGAGCGACGCCGTCTCGGAGATTCGCGAGGCGCTCGCCGACCGCCTCGGGGTCGACCTCGACGGCGACTCCTTCGAGTTGGTCGAGCTGACCGACTCCCCGTTCGACCTCGTGCTCGTCGACGGCGACCCGGACGTGCTGTACTACGAGAGCGACGACGCCGAGCGCGAGCCGTTCGTCACCGTCAGCGGTGCGAACGCCCACCCGCCAGAGCGAGGCGTCGTCACCGTCGACGCCGGCGCGGTGTCGTTCGTCTCCGACGGCGCTGACGTGATGCGCCCCGGGATCACCGAGGCCGACGACTCCATCGCCGAGGGCGACCTCGTCGCTATCGCCGAGGAGACGCACGGGAAGGTGCTCGGAATCGGGCGCGCGCTCGTCGACGGGAGCGAGATGGTCGGCGACTCGGGCAAGGTCGTCAAGTCGCTCCACCACGTCGGCGACGACCTCTTCGAGTTCTCCGTCTGAACCGGTTCTCGTCGCGGGCGCAGGCGGCAGTCACCCGCGACGGTCGATGCTCAGCCGAACACGACGACTCGCACGGCACCAGCCACGGGGCTCCACACGAGCAGGCCCACCCCGAGGAAGAACACGCGCACGTCTGATGGGAGCGACTGCGCGGCCGCCTCCTCGTGGTCGCGCACGCTCCCGGCGGTGCCCGTCGCGTCGGCGTTCGAGGCCGCCGTCGACATCCGGACCTCGCCGCCACCGCCGACGGCCCACAGGAGCGTCACGAGGCCGGCGACGAACGTGAGGACCGCCGCGGTCGTCCCCGCGAGCGCGACCAAGAGAGCGACGCTCCCGCCGGCGACGACAAGGCTGTACCGGAGGAGACCGCGACGGACGAGGGGCCAGTTCACAACCGGACGTGACTGCCGACCGACAAGTGCGTTCGGGTGAGCCGTCACCGTGACCCGTCGGCCGGGGTCGGGTCGCACGGCGCGTCCACGTACGTCGGCCCGATACCGATGGGCGCGTCCGCGGTCTCGGCGAGGCTACCGATCTTGACCACGGCGGCGAGACAGCCGGGATCCTCGCGGTCGTCCGGGTAGTAGTCCTCGTAGTCGGCTCGGGTGAACGTGTGCGCCCACGTCTGCGACTCTCTGTCGCCGTCCTCACCGTAGTGGAGGGCGCGAACGGTGTACTCCCCCCGGACCGCCGGCCACGTCGGCGGGACGACCGTGACCGGAACGCCGTCCTCGGCGGTGAGCGCGGGGAGGTCGATCAGGCGGTCGAGTACCGTCTCCTCGTCGCGGGTCACGATCAACCGGATCCGATTGGAGACGAACGAGTTGTTGATCACCTCGATGCGACCCAGCACGGTTCCGTTCCTACCGAGCCGCGACGAACAGCCAGCGAGCGCGGTCGCTCCGGCGGCAACGGCGCTCTCGAGGAACGTGCGACGACGCATTTTCCTCGACCGTGAGGCGGCAGGCGGAAATAGGTGCCCGCGACGCGACTACTCCTCTGTCGCTTCGGCGTCGCCCGCGTCGGCGTCGTCTGCTCCGCCGTCGTCCTCGTCGTCGTCGAGTTCGTCGGCGTACTCGGCCTCCAAAATCTCCTGGCCCCGCCGGGCCTCCTCGAAGGTCTCGCGCAGGTCCGCGACGGGCGTCTCGGTCGCGTCGACGCGGAGGTCGTCGTAGTAGGCGCCGAACGGTTCGTCCTCGGTGTTGGCCACCTGCAGCGCCGCCGACTGCACCGGGAGGTGCTCGCGCTTGTCGCCGCCCTCGGCGTGGCCGGCCTCCAGCGCGTCGATCAGGCGCTCTGCCAGCGGCGCGTCGCCGAAGGCGTCGGACTCGTACGTGTCGGCGACCGCCGCGACCACGGACTCGCCCGCGAGGAGGTTGCCCGCGACGGTGTAGTTCTCGCCGCTGGTGTGGCCGTACCAGTCGTTGCACTCCTCACCCGAGAAGGTGAACGTCCCGTCGGCGTCGACGCCGTGGAGTTGGCGCTGTTCGGCGCCGTCGTCGGCGTTGAGCAGCGACTGGAGCGCGTCCTCGACGGCGAGGCCGTCGCCGAGGTACGCTATCCCCTTGCGGCCCAACTCCACGTTCACGAGCGACTGTGTCGCCACGGCGCCGTGCTCGGAGACGAACGGGCACAGCGTGCCGACGCCCGGCAGACGGGTCGTCACCGCGACGCCGAAGCGCGTGTGGCGCTCGCCGTCGTCGGTGTACTCCTCGCGGACGCAGATGCTGAAGGTCATGCTCGTGGGGCGCTCGGGCCGGTCGGACCAAGAACTCGGGGGTCCCGGAACCGCACATCGGGTGGTCGGTGCGGCGCGTCCGACGGACGTGCGCGGTCTGTATGACGTACAGACTTATGGGTGGAGCCACTTCAGGAGTGTACATGGGCATCATGAGCAAGATCCTCGGCGGCGGCGGCACCCACAGCGCCGAGGACTACGTCGAGTTGGACCTCGACGACTTCGAGAGCGCCCGCGGCGGCGCGGGGATGCAGGTGCACATCGCGGAGATCGCAGACCAGCGCGACGTGATCGACATCAAAGACGCCGTGTACGACGGCGACTTCGTCATCGCGGACATCACCCGACACTCCACGACCGACCAGACGGTCGAGCGCATCATCGACGAACTCCGACAGGTCGTCGGCGAGGTGGACGGCGACATCGTCCAGAAGGGCGACGACCAGCTCATCATCACGCCGACGGGCGTGACGGTGAGCCGCGAGAAACTCGGGGAGTAGCGCCTCCCCCGCGGATCGACCGTTCTCCGATCAGGCGTCGAACTCCGTGAGTTCCGACTTCCGCGCCTCCGAGGGCGGCGTGTCGGACTCGTGGGCGGCGCGGTAGGCGGCGCGGTAGCGGTTGATCTTCCGCAGCAACACCAGCGCGAACAGCCCGTCGAACAGCGCGATGTACACGAACGACGACGCGAGCGACGGGAGGCCGACGATGGAGGTCAAGACGGCCGATCCGATGCCGACCGTGGAGTTGTACATCGCGTGGATGAGCGCCGCGATGAGTAGCCCCTTCACGACGATGGGCCCGCGGCTCTCGGGGTTGAACTTCGCCAGCCCGAGGTAGTAGCCCGCGAACGCCGAGTAGATGACGTGACCCGGGCCCGCCAGCGCGCGGGTGAACGTGATCCCCCCGCCGATACCGATGAGGCCGAGCCCGAGGTCGAGACTCCCCGTCTGCTCGATGCCGCGGGAGATGTACAGCGCGTTCTCGATGAAGGCGAAGCCGAGACCGGCCATCGCGCCGTACACCGCGCCGTCGAGCACGGAGTCGAAACTGTCGTGTCCGTAGGCGTACAGCCGGACCGCCAGCAGTTTCACCGTCTCCTCGACGGGGCCGACGATGAGGAAGAAGAACAGCACCGTCCCGAGGAAGCCGACCGGCTGGAAGTACGGCTGGGCGACGGAGTTGAGGATCGCCGCGAAGTTCGCGGTGAGCACGCCGAGCAGGAACGTCGCGACGAGCAGGCCGAGCGGTTCGTTCGTCGTGATGTCCGAACGGTAGACGTACGCGGCGAGCGCGAACGCGGGGACCGCAGAGAGGACGGTCAACACACCGATCCCGGGCGTCGA
The DNA window shown above is from Halobaculum marinum and carries:
- a CDS encoding homoserine dehydrogenase — its product is MKLAVLGAGAVGRSVAELAGEYGHEVTALADSSSAVVDDGGVDVAAALERKDAGESLGDAEPRDALVGEYDALVEATPTTLGDAEPGFSHLRTALERDKHVVLANKGPVAERYADVRELEAESDGDVYFEATVGGAIPVCATVDDLGAKHVSAVRGILNGTANFVLSRMAAEGLDYDHVLAEAQDLGVAEADPSFDVEGTDAALKCVIVANVLREADCDSLDDLREAEVTLADAEVEGIRNIPGSALELAAEDGRTVRLVGEATRERVSVGPRLVPEHGTLAVTGTRNIVEIDHEYAGNLAISGRGAGGEETASAVLADVARLE
- a CDS encoding RNA-binding protein; its protein translation is MQVKSRHHLRSDAVSEIREALADRLGVDLDGDSFELVELTDSPFDLVLVDGDPDVLYYESDDAEREPFVTVSGANAHPPERGVVTVDAGAVSFVSDGADVMRPGITEADDSIAEGDLVAIAEETHGKVLGIGRALVDGSEMVGDSGKVVKSLHHVGDDLFEFSV
- a CDS encoding DUF7562 family protein — its product is MWGSRRDRDRSSVICIACGESLPRDDAREYDKEGDRWSRRDKEFEYLCKECYRELSHQPRGDLEELLTDVEASAGGDTQEAYVAAYQTEVLKRYGGPEADTEDADGHRD
- the tuf gene encoding translation elongation factor EF-1 subunit alpha, whose translation is MSDKPHQNLAIIGHVDHGKSTLVGRLLFETGSVPEHVIEQHREEAEEKGKGGFEFAYVMDNLAEERERGVTIDIAHQEFDTDEYYFTIVDCPGHRDFVKNMITGASQADNAVLVVAADDGVAPQTREHVFLARTLGINELIVAVNKMDVVDYSEDTYKEVVSEVEQLLKQVRFGTEDASFIPISAFEGDNIAERSDNTSWYDGKILLEALNSLPESEPPTDAPLRLPIQDVYTISGIGTVPVGRLETGEMRSGDNVSFQPSDVGGEVKTIEMHHEEVDYAGPGDNVGFNVRGVGKDDIRRGDVCGPADDPPSVAETFQAQVVVMQHPSVITAGYTPVFHAHTAQVACTIESIDQKLDPSSGEVAEENPDFIKSGDAAIVTVRPQKPISIEPSSEIPELGSFAIRDMGQTIAAGKVLSVNER
- a CDS encoding DUF1826 domain-containing protein — encoded protein: MHSALVAPEERLDFVDARLRHVDTRACPRFHVDALRGGDSRGDAHTSFCTGGALYASHAE
- a CDS encoding cell division protein SepF, with amino-acid sequence MGIMSKILGGGGTHSAEDYVELDLDDFESARGGAGMQVHIAEIADQRDVIDIKDAVYDGDFVIADITRHSTTDQTVERIIDELRQVVGEVDGDIVQKGDDQLIITPTGVTVSREKLGE
- a CDS encoding PrsW family intramembrane metalloprotease, which encodes MAKKERTDPIEEAADSSVDLYDVATWEERTSLDGLAVAIYRLLSGSARIAVIVTAFALLLAIGGLTAVSTPGIGVLTVLSAVPAFALAAYVYRSDITTNEPLGLLVATFLLGVLTANFAAILNSVAQPYFQPVGFLGTVLFFFLIVGPVEETVKLLAVRLYAYGHDSFDSVLDGAVYGAMAGLGFAFIENALYISRGIEQTGSLDLGLGLIGIGGGITFTRALAGPGHVIYSAFAGYYLGLAKFNPESRGPIVVKGLLIAALIHAMYNSTVGIGSAVLTSIVGLPSLASSFVYIALFDGLFALVLLRKINRYRAAYRAAHESDTPPSEARKSELTEFDA
- the rpsJ gene encoding 30S ribosomal protein S10, whose protein sequence is MPGQQARVRLAGTSPDDLDDICADVREIADKTGVALSGPIPLPTKTLEVPARKSPDGEGTATWEHWEMRVHKRLIDIDADERALRQLMRIQVPNDVSIEIVLED
- a CDS encoding DUF1028 domain-containing protein, producing the protein MTFSICVREEYTDDGERHTRFGVAVTTRLPGVGTLCPFVSEHGAVATQSLVNVELGRKGIAYLGDGLAVEDALQSLLNADDGAEQRQLHGVDADGTFTFSGEECNDWYGHTSGENYTVAGNLLAGESVVAAVADTYESDAFGDAPLAERLIDALEAGHAEGGDKREHLPVQSAALQVANTEDEPFGAYYDDLRVDATETPVADLRETFEEARRGQEILEAEYADELDDDEDDGGADDADAGDAEATEE
- a CDS encoding amino acid-binding protein — translated: MPSESTPAPDEPSVDADADSAVEGEDPETDGGHETELQAHTIRLELVDEPGQLLAALKPIADNGANLLSIFHERGSLTPRGRIPVEVDIECPPARFEPILEDLREQGVNVIQADAEEYGDEVTLILVGHLVDTDLSDTLKSIQDRSGASVADIDLSAPAGAGSEAHSSARLRLRARAGQIADVVASVREVAAEKDIHVIAPLEGQP
- a CDS encoding RNB domain-containing ribonuclease, with translation MSDAQQDEEPDPGTAEAQGPVTITEGLADALADKRESLFAEFEIRDEFPPEVMREAKDRTEGVQQEIQDEVDERRDLRDLTTWTTDPADAQDFDDAISIEEHDDEYQLWVHIADVSHYVHPDSAMWEEAVERGNTVYLPGYTIHMLPPILAETVCSLVPNEDRLAHTVEMHLDKETLSFDTLDIYKSVINSDERLTYKQCERRLDDPDAPLHEKCALAYDVADQLHEQRKKDGSLVLNPSRDRAHTIIEECMLKANKAVTHELMWNRGVEAMYRVHPQPTPEQWNKALKEIQELDGVSIPGDAWGDDPRIAVNAALEAAPDRQLNKIQRAVLKVMPRAKYMNDPFGGHHALNFDIYGHFTSPIRRLSDLINHWIVHENDVPENLIELCDSASDKQKDAETAERLYKQFMQEVGLDSYAVNNRGVEVMDDPEDAQYDRPDTVPE
- a CDS encoding antibiotic biosynthesis monooxygenase, with the protein product MVYLLARANVADVDAWQTAFDANDDYRTEHGQRGYQVFRPRDAHDEVVVLFEWDDERSPVEFFDSPGMRERMREAGVQGRPEMTLADEVTRTAPAGPSA
- a CDS encoding rhomboid family intramembrane serine protease, which encodes MSVTRSSTRAGSLRPVAETLALMALVSAAFWLVGLLTRPLAAFLFVLSPPTLGHPWTLATSVYAHAGVGHLLSNAVVVVVAGVPVAAATTRLRFHAFVLATGALAGLAQVWVGGLLTPTGVVGISGAAFALVGYVAAANPAADALGRVARRVDVPPRVVVVAVGLVAVAVTLAFSPAGSALIAHLAGLSLGVVAGRARLLRV